Proteins from one bacterium genomic window:
- a CDS encoding fumarate reductase/succinate dehydrogenase flavoprotein subunit — protein MQLDSKIPSGPITEKWTKHRFDLKLVNPANKRKYTIIVVGTGLAGASAAASLAELGYNVHAFTLHDSPRRAHSIAAQGGINAAKNYPNDGDSVWRLFYDTLKGGDYRAREANVYRLAEVSNSIIDQCVAQGVPFAREYGGLLDNRSFGGAQVSRTFYARGQTGQQLLLGAYSALMKEVGKGSVKLFPRRDLIDIVTIDGVARGIVVRNLVTGQLESHSAHAICLCTGGYGNTYFLSTNAMNCNVSAAWAAFKKGAGFANPCYTQIHPTCIPVHGDYQSKLTLMSESLRNDGRVWVPKKPKDPRKPSDIPDSERYYFLEERYPSFGNLVPRDVASRNAKMVCDDGLGVGSTGLAVYLDFTDSIKRLGQNKIAERYGNLFDMYEKITGSNPYQEPMMIYPAIHYTMGGIWVDYNLMSTLPGLHVLGEANFSDHGANRLGASALMQGLADGYFVIPYTIGNYLATTKFAPVDSTHPAFQAVEKEANERIKKLISINGHRTVDDFHRQLGKIMWDNVGMARNEKGLKTALQEIPALREEFWKNVKVTGSAADFNQTLEKAYRVADFLDFSELLATDALNRTESCGGHFREESQTEDNEAKRDDENYAYAAVWEYDGPGKPPKLNKEQLTFEHVKPSQRSYK, from the coding sequence ATGCAACTTGATTCGAAAATCCCCAGTGGACCAATCACCGAGAAGTGGACAAAGCACCGCTTCGATTTGAAACTGGTCAATCCGGCAAATAAACGGAAATACACGATCATCGTGGTCGGTACGGGTTTAGCGGGAGCATCGGCGGCAGCGTCGCTTGCCGAGCTTGGCTACAATGTCCACGCATTTACGCTCCACGATAGTCCCCGCCGCGCACATAGCATCGCCGCCCAAGGCGGTATCAATGCTGCGAAGAATTATCCCAACGATGGCGATTCGGTCTGGCGACTCTTCTACGATACGTTGAAAGGCGGCGACTACCGCGCCCGGGAAGCGAATGTGTACCGGCTTGCCGAAGTATCCAACAGCATCATCGACCAATGTGTCGCGCAGGGCGTTCCCTTTGCCCGCGAGTACGGCGGATTGCTCGACAATCGCAGTTTCGGCGGCGCGCAGGTATCACGCACGTTTTACGCGCGGGGTCAAACCGGACAGCAATTGCTGTTAGGCGCATACAGTGCATTGATGAAGGAAGTCGGGAAAGGTTCGGTGAAACTGTTCCCGCGCCGCGATTTGATTGACATCGTTACGATTGACGGTGTCGCGCGAGGTATTGTCGTCCGAAACTTGGTGACTGGTCAATTGGAATCTCACTCTGCCCATGCAATTTGCTTATGTACCGGCGGCTACGGCAATACATATTTCCTTTCCACGAATGCGATGAATTGCAACGTTTCCGCGGCGTGGGCAGCCTTCAAGAAGGGCGCTGGATTTGCCAATCCTTGTTATACCCAAATTCATCCCACTTGTATTCCGGTGCATGGCGATTATCAATCGAAACTTACTTTGATGAGCGAGAGTCTTCGCAATGACGGTCGAGTTTGGGTACCAAAGAAGCCGAAAGACCCTCGCAAGCCATCGGACATTCCCGATTCGGAACGGTACTACTTTCTTGAAGAACGCTACCCCAGTTTCGGGAATTTGGTCCCGCGCGATGTTGCATCGCGAAACGCGAAAATGGTCTGCGATGACGGTCTTGGCGTCGGTTCAACCGGGTTAGCGGTGTATCTCGACTTTACTGATTCGATCAAGCGGCTCGGTCAAAATAAAATCGCTGAACGGTATGGTAATCTGTTCGATATGTATGAGAAGATTACCGGTTCCAATCCCTATCAAGAACCGATGATGATTTATCCCGCGATACACTATACGATGGGTGGCATTTGGGTCGATTACAATTTGATGAGCACGCTCCCCGGTCTTCATGTCCTCGGAGAAGCGAACTTCAGCGATCACGGTGCGAACCGGCTTGGTGCGAGTGCGCTAATGCAAGGGTTAGCCGACGGTTATTTCGTGATTCCTTATACGATTGGAAACTACTTAGCAACCACGAAGTTTGCTCCGGTCGATTCGACGCATCCTGCTTTCCAAGCGGTAGAGAAGGAGGCGAACGAACGCATCAAGAAATTGATCTCGATCAATGGTCATCGTACGGTCGATGATTTCCACCGGCAGCTCGGAAAGATTATGTGGGACAATGTCGGGATGGCGAGAAACGAGAAAGGTCTCAAAACCGCACTCCAAGAGATTCCCGCTTTACGAGAAGAGTTCTGGAAGAATGTGAAAGTGACTGGCTCGGCGGCAGATTTTAATCAAACGCTGGAAAAAGCTTACCGGGTAGCAGATTTTCTTGATTTTAGTGAGTTGTTGGCAACTGACGCATTGAATCGTACTGAGTCGTGTGGTGGTCATTTCCGCGAAGAATCGCAGACCGAAGATAACGAAGCGAAGCGGGACGATGAGAATTACGCGTACGCCGCTGTCTGGGAATACGATGGTCCCGGGAAGCCGCCGAAACTAAACAAAGAGCAGTTAACATTCGAGCATGTGAAGCCGTCGCAGAGGAGCTATAAATAA
- a CDS encoding succinate dehydrogenase/fumarate reductase iron-sulfur subunit: MSAHEAKTINLILKVWRQPNPNQPGAFAHYDAKNVSTEMSFLEMLDVVNERITLEGKEEPIAFDHDCREGICGMCGAVVNGQAHGRLKGTTLCQLHMRHFNDGETLYIEPFRAQAFPIIKDLAVDRSGFDQIIAAGGFITVKTGQAPSADAILVPKKDSDLAMDAAACIGCGACVAACPNGSAMLFVSAKVSHLGLLPQGQPERYQRVARMVSKMDELGFGNCTNHLECEAACPKEIKFTNIARLNRDYLLARLTAADQETGPAGGF; this comes from the coding sequence ATGAGCGCCCACGAAGCAAAAACAATCAATCTGATATTGAAAGTTTGGCGGCAGCCGAATCCCAATCAGCCCGGCGCATTCGCCCACTATGACGCTAAGAACGTATCGACTGAAATGTCCTTCCTCGAGATGCTCGATGTAGTGAATGAAAGAATCACGTTGGAAGGAAAAGAGGAACCGATTGCGTTCGATCACGATTGTCGCGAGGGAATCTGTGGAATGTGCGGAGCGGTAGTGAATGGACAAGCACACGGCAGATTGAAGGGAACAACGCTGTGCCAGCTCCATATGCGGCACTTTAACGATGGTGAGACGCTATACATCGAGCCATTCCGAGCACAGGCGTTTCCCATTATCAAAGACCTTGCGGTTGACCGCAGCGGGTTTGATCAAATCATCGCCGCCGGTGGCTTTATCACGGTGAAAACCGGACAAGCGCCAAGTGCCGATGCGATACTTGTTCCTAAGAAAGATTCTGATTTGGCGATGGATGCAGCAGCTTGTATTGGCTGCGGAGCGTGTGTCGCTGCCTGTCCAAACGGATCGGCGATGCTGTTTGTGTCGGCGAAGGTTTCGCATCTCGGTCTATTGCCGCAGGGGCAACCGGAGCGGTATCAACGGGTTGCCCGGATGGTTTCAAAAATGGACGAACTTGGTTTCGGAAATTGTACCAATCATTTGGAATGCGAAGCGGCTTGTCCAAAAGAGATTAAGTTTACAAACATTGCGCGATTGAATCGTGATTATTTGCTGGCGCGGCTGACTGCCGCTGATCAGGAGACGGGTCCGGCAGGAGGTTTTTAA
- a CDS encoding hydrogenase maturation protease, translated as MIKTLVLGLGNEMISDDAIGILAVRQARRLWEARHLNSEIEFVECSVHGIALLEFFMGYDRAILVDSIQTGKHPPGTILVVDPNKLAPVTAPSPHFTGLPELLGIAHQLKLPFPKEFSILAMEVSNTNTLGEKLSPAVEFAMPLFVDKIIASI; from the coding sequence ATGATAAAAACATTAGTTCTCGGTCTCGGAAACGAAATGATCAGCGATGATGCCATTGGCATCTTGGCTGTTCGGCAGGCGCGTCGCCTTTGGGAGGCGCGACATTTAAACTCTGAGATCGAGTTTGTTGAGTGTTCGGTACATGGAATCGCCCTGTTGGAGTTCTTTATGGGATACGACCGGGCGATTTTAGTCGATTCAATTCAAACTGGAAAACACCCCCCAGGTACGATTTTAGTCGTCGATCCCAATAAATTAGCGCCGGTTACGGCACCTTCCCCTCATTTTACTGGTTTGCCGGAACTGTTGGGAATTGCCCACCAACTGAAACTTCCATTTCCGAAAGAATTTTCGATTTTGGCGATGGAAGTCAGCAATACGAACACCTTAGGGGAAAAACTTTCACCTGCGGTCGAGTTTGCGATGCCTTTGTTTGTTGATAAAATCATTGCATCCATTTAG
- a CDS encoding succinate dehydrogenase cytochrome b subunit, whose amino-acid sequence MNWILRLLASSVGKKIFMAVSGVLLLFFLIAHLAGNLTLVGGKEMLALYAHTLHSFPLVVVAMEIGLGAIFLAHILLGLTLFLQNRKAKGSQYAVSSGRGGKTWASATMPYSGLLILVFLIIHLSDFTVKNYVNGWTGEELVEQVLIAFTGTARILYYIAMVIIVGIHVSHGFWSLFQSLGWTNSRTLPVLKIVGKVVGVAFAIGFGILPLIAFSLAK is encoded by the coding sequence ATGAATTGGATTCTCCGGTTGCTTGCTTCATCCGTCGGCAAGAAAATTTTCATGGCGGTATCGGGTGTTTTGCTTTTGTTCTTTCTGATTGCCCACTTGGCAGGAAACCTGACCCTCGTCGGCGGCAAAGAAATGCTTGCTTTGTATGCGCACACCCTGCATAGTTTCCCCCTCGTTGTTGTCGCTATGGAGATCGGTCTTGGCGCGATATTTCTTGCCCATATCCTGTTAGGACTTACCCTTTTCTTGCAAAACCGCAAAGCCAAGGGGAGTCAATATGCGGTCTCCAGCGGCCGGGGCGGGAAGACTTGGGCAAGCGCTACCATGCCCTACAGTGGTTTGCTCATTCTCGTTTTTCTAATCATCCACCTCTCTGATTTCACTGTTAAGAATTATGTCAACGGTTGGACTGGTGAGGAGTTGGTGGAACAGGTGTTAATTGCATTCACCGGAACGGCAAGAATACTCTACTACATCGCGATGGTGATCATTGTCGGCATTCATGTCAGCCACGGTTTTTGGAGTCTCTTCCAATCGTTGGGCTGGACGAACAGTCGCACACTGCCTGTCCTGAAAATCGTCGGCAAAGTCGTTGGCGTTGCGTTTGCCATCGGCTTTGGTATCCTACCGCTCATCGCATTCTCACTGGCGAAATGA
- a CDS encoding M28 family metallopeptidase has translation MKRDTQLASLQKHLTVLVDEIGERTSGSESNRRADAYVLRQLQSCGLEVETQPFDVIDWQCLEAQLPIAGEAIPVFASQYSRPCYVTAPIALITKVEELEHAELRGKIALLYGDFIKDTIMPKRFRFYNPEEHQKLNALLEAKQPEAVVTVSSRVDRAVGAFVDADLIVPSAYVSFQEEAVVRRWNGKLATLRLDTLRNATQSQTIIGQKVGKQPTKITLCAHLDTTFGTPGAIDDGTGIAILLTLAEWLQGVSTEHTIEWLFFNSEDSGGAEGEMLYDDDFDVNTNGLQLLINVDGVGLKGYAPSVCSLNLDNKQQQRLEKVIANARSIVTEEPWYQGDHSIFAFRGVPCIVFSSERIFSQVYTIPHTEHDTIEQLDFDSIQSVTTTIYELIQIW, from the coding sequence ATGAAACGGGACACCCAGCTTGCTTCGTTGCAAAAACATCTTACTGTTTTAGTTGACGAGATTGGCGAACGCACCTCTGGCTCGGAGAGCAATCGCCGGGCTGATGCGTATGTGTTGCGCCAGTTGCAATCGTGTGGTCTCGAGGTTGAAACCCAACCGTTCGATGTCATCGATTGGCAGTGTTTGGAGGCTCAACTTCCCATCGCCGGCGAAGCGATCCCGGTGTTTGCTTCCCAGTATTCCCGTCCTTGTTATGTGACTGCGCCAATTGCTTTGATAACAAAAGTGGAAGAGTTGGAACATGCCGAACTCAGGGGAAAAATCGCGTTACTGTATGGTGACTTTATCAAAGATACAATTATGCCCAAACGCTTCCGATTTTACAATCCCGAGGAGCACCAAAAACTCAATGCGCTCTTGGAAGCGAAGCAACCGGAAGCAGTTGTAACGGTTAGTAGTCGAGTGGATCGTGCGGTCGGGGCATTTGTCGATGCTGACTTAATTGTACCTTCAGCGTACGTTTCCTTTCAAGAGGAAGCGGTAGTACGCCGTTGGAATGGAAAGTTGGCGACTCTTCGACTCGACACCTTGCGTAATGCGACACAAAGCCAGACGATAATCGGTCAGAAAGTTGGAAAACAACCAACTAAGATCACCCTCTGTGCTCATCTCGATACGACGTTCGGAACCCCCGGCGCGATTGACGATGGCACCGGTATCGCGATTCTGCTAACATTGGCTGAGTGGTTGCAAGGAGTCAGTACTGAGCATACAATCGAGTGGCTGTTTTTCAACAGTGAGGATTCCGGCGGCGCCGAGGGCGAGATGTTGTACGATGACGATTTTGACGTGAATACCAACGGTCTACAACTCTTAATCAATGTCGATGGCGTCGGTTTGAAAGGGTACGCTCCGAGTGTGTGCAGCTTAAATCTGGATAACAAGCAACAGCAACGACTCGAAAAAGTAATCGCGAACGCCAGAAGTATCGTAACCGAAGAACCGTGGTATCAAGGGGATCACTCAATATTTGCGTTTCGTGGAGTTCCATGCATCGTGTTTTCTTCTGAACGGATCTTCTCGCAAGTGTACACCATACCTCATACCGAACACGATACGATTGAACAACTCGATTTCGATTCAATTCAGAGCGTCACGACAACAATCTACGAGCTGATACAAATCTGGTAG
- a CDS encoding 6-phosphofructokinase, producing the protein MSHEKRLKIGVLTGGGDCPGLNAVIRAVVRRAVHSYGFEVFGFRDGWKGLIEGRIEPLSSISVTGILRRGGTILGTSRTNPRKKQDHLDAIVHHMKKYEIDALIPIGGDDTLGVALWMHGLGFQVVGVPKTIDNDIKGTDYTFGFNTAVETVTEALDKLQTTAESHHRIMVVEVMGRHAGWIATMAGIAGGADEILIPEMPFDIEDVVARLMERHKRRSFSIVVVAEGAVPKDGGMTTISDKKDAFGHVMLGGIGQWVSDEIEKRTGCETRYTNLGHIQRGGIPTAYDRILSTRFGVAAVDAVANGERGKMVALRSEDIILIPLEDAVLQNKVVNPEFYEIASLFF; encoded by the coding sequence ATGTCACACGAAAAACGATTAAAGATTGGCGTATTGACCGGCGGCGGCGACTGTCCGGGTTTGAATGCAGTTATCCGTGCGGTAGTACGACGTGCGGTCCACTCGTATGGATTTGAAGTCTTCGGCTTTCGCGATGGTTGGAAAGGTTTGATTGAAGGCCGGATTGAACCGCTTAGTTCGATTTCGGTCACCGGTATTCTTCGCCGGGGTGGTACCATACTTGGTACTTCGCGCACGAATCCGCGCAAAAAACAAGATCATCTTGACGCAATCGTACATCACATGAAGAAGTATGAGATCGATGCCTTAATCCCCATCGGTGGCGACGACACGCTTGGGGTTGCGCTTTGGATGCATGGTCTGGGATTTCAAGTCGTCGGCGTTCCGAAAACTATTGATAACGACATCAAGGGCACCGACTACACCTTCGGTTTTAATACCGCGGTGGAAACGGTTACTGAAGCGCTCGACAAATTGCAAACGACTGCCGAGTCACACCACCGAATCATGGTCGTTGAAGTAATGGGACGTCACGCCGGATGGATCGCAACGATGGCAGGGATTGCCGGTGGTGCCGATGAAATCCTCATCCCGGAAATGCCGTTCGATATCGAAGATGTCGTTGCAAGACTCATGGAGCGGCATAAGCGGCGAAGTTTCTCTATTGTCGTCGTCGCGGAAGGTGCAGTTCCCAAAGATGGTGGAATGACTACAATTTCCGATAAAAAGGATGCATTTGGTCACGTTATGCTTGGCGGTATCGGACAGTGGGTATCCGACGAAATCGAGAAACGTACCGGTTGCGAGACCCGATATACGAATCTTGGTCATATCCAACGTGGTGGTATCCCGACGGCGTACGACCGGATCCTCTCGACTCGGTTTGGCGTGGCGGCAGTCGACGCAGTAGCTAATGGCGAGCGGGGTAAGATGGTTGCCCTCCGAAGCGAAGATATTATCTTGATTCCGCTCGAAGATGCTGTGTTACAGAATAAAGTGGTCAATCCGGAATTTTACGAAATTGCCAGTTTATTCTTTTAA
- the gap gene encoding type I glyceraldehyde-3-phosphate dehydrogenase encodes MALRVAINGFGRIGRLVFKVAYKRPDVEFVAINDITDAKTLAHLLKYDSVHGRFPEAVTTEGTDIIVAGKKIAVSAIKDPAQLPWSALNVDVVIESTGKFTKMEDLQKHVSAGAKKVLLTVPAKDPIDAMIVMGVNEDMLKPEHKVVSNASCTTNCLAPVAKVLHDNFGIVRGWMTTIHSYTNDQQILDLPHKDLRRARAAALSMIPTTTGAARAVGKVIPALKGKLDGIAIRVPTPDGSLVDLVCEVAKDTTPEEINAAMQAASNGAMKGILEYTEDEIVSIDIVGNSHSSIFDAKSTQVMDKRLVKVLAWYDNEWGYSNRVVDLMMKLK; translated from the coding sequence ATGGCACTTCGTGTCGCAATCAACGGTTTTGGTCGCATCGGTCGACTGGTTTTCAAAGTCGCATATAAACGTCCCGATGTCGAATTTGTAGCAATCAACGATATCACCGACGCAAAAACATTAGCCCATCTTTTAAAGTATGATTCCGTACATGGCAGATTTCCCGAAGCGGTAACGACTGAGGGCACCGATATAATCGTAGCCGGTAAAAAGATAGCCGTATCTGCCATCAAAGACCCGGCGCAGCTTCCCTGGTCAGCGCTTAATGTCGATGTCGTCATCGAATCGACTGGCAAATTCACCAAAATGGAAGACCTGCAAAAGCATGTTTCCGCTGGTGCAAAAAAGGTTCTGCTGACCGTTCCGGCGAAAGACCCCATCGATGCGATGATCGTGATGGGTGTGAACGAAGATATGCTGAAACCAGAGCATAAAGTAGTGTCGAATGCAAGCTGCACGACCAACTGTCTTGCTCCGGTAGCAAAAGTGTTGCATGACAATTTCGGCATCGTTCGCGGTTGGATGACGACGATTCACTCCTACACCAACGATCAACAAATTCTCGATTTACCACACAAGGATTTACGCCGTGCCCGCGCTGCCGCTCTTTCGATGATTCCGACCACCACCGGCGCTGCCCGTGCCGTAGGAAAAGTTATTCCCGCATTGAAAGGAAAACTCGACGGCATCGCAATTCGTGTTCCGACACCCGATGGTTCCTTAGTCGATCTCGTGTGCGAAGTTGCGAAAGACACCACACCTGAAGAGATCAATGCGGCGATGCAAGCGGCTTCCAATGGTGCGATGAAAGGTATTCTCGAGTACACCGAAGATGAAATTGTGTCAATTGATATCGTTGGAAATTCGCACTCTTCTATCTTCGATGCGAAGTCTACGCAAGTTATGGATAAGCGATTGGTTAAAGTTCTCGCATGGTATGACAACGAATGGGGTTACTCGAATC